From Triticum urartu cultivar G1812 chromosome 2, Tu2.1, whole genome shotgun sequence, a single genomic window includes:
- the LOC125541167 gene encoding 1-Cys peroxiredoxin PER1 — translation MPGLTIGDTVPNLELDSTHGKIRIHDYVGNGYVILFSHPGDFTPVCTTELAAMANYAKEFEKRGVKLLGISCDDVQSHKEWTKDIEAYKPGSKVTYPIMADPDRSAIKQLNMVDPDEKDGEGQLPSRTLHIVGPDKVVKLSFLYPSCTGRNMDEVVRAVDSLLTAAKHKVATPANWKPGECVVIAPGVSDDEAKKMFPQGFETADLPSKKGYLRFTKV, via the exons ATGCCGGGCCTCACCATCGGCGACACCGTCCCCAACCTGGAGCTGGACTCCACCCACGGCAAGATCCGCATCCACGACTACGTCGGCAACGGCTACGTCATCCTCTTCTCGCACCCCG GCGATTTCACCCCGGTGTGCACGACGGAGCTGGCGGCCATGGCCAACTACGCCAAGGAGTTCGAGAAGCGGGGCGTGAAGCTGCTCGGCATCTCCTGCGACGACGTGCAGTCCCACAAGGAGTGGACCAAGGACATCGAGGCCTACAAG CCTGGGAGCAAGGTGACGTACCCGATCATGGCGGACCCGGACCGGTCGGCCATCAAGCAGCTCAACATGGTGGACCCGGACGAGAAGGACGGCGAGGGGCAGCTGCCGTCCCGCACCCTGCACATCGTGGGGCCGGACAAGGTGGTGAAGCTGAGCTTCCTGTACCCGTCGTGCACGGGGCGGAACATGGACGAGGTGGTGCGCGCCGTGGACTCGCTGCTGACGGCGGCCAAGCACAAGGTGGCCACCCCGGCCAACTGGAAGCCCGGGGAGTGCGTGGTGATCGCGCCCGGCGTCTCCGACGACGAGGCCAAGAAGATGTTTCCCCAGGGGTTTGAGACCGCCGACCTGCCCTCCAAGAAGGGCTACCTCCGCTTCACCAAGGTCTAG
- the LOC125536055 gene encoding uncharacterized protein LOC125536055, protein MEPGREPTGTIVFASVGVTSFGFDVFSVAAPQTPESASAEGLAERRHTDGVSLNFNAQFADEGGEEVAFVSERTGSAGLFLCRPGSDRAVPLPAVEGSLFHDRPTVRAGRLYFVSAHEKPDGWFRSWAAVYATDLGSEETVRVTPQGVADMSPAVSASGELLAVASYGERPWAFDFHELETEVAVFRAADPARRVVLSARGGWPTWHGEGTVFFHRVADDGWWSVFRVDISPETLEPCGAETRVTPPGVHCFTPAAAGRWIAVATRRKGRAQRHIELFDLETEQFTSVTSLLNPELHHYNPFFSPSGARLGYHRFRGAGAPGDSLIPYRQPVRSPVSSVRMLRVHGSFPSFSPDAKYLALNGDFFKSPGVTILRADGSKRWVLAKQPNLFYTSWSPSESGVVFTSAGPIFETPKATVRVSRIEFDPSELTDDRGDVDVAVKELTRPEAGNDAFPAVSPCGRWVVFRSGRSGHKNLYIVDAARGEETIRRVTDGEWIDTMPSWSPDGELIAFSSNRHEPGNAAVFSIYLVRPDGTGLRRVHVAGPPGSAEADRERINHVCFSPDGEWLLFTANLGGVVAEPVSGPNQFQPYGDLYVCRLDGSGVRRLTCNAYENGTPTWGPALGVESPSLGAPAADDSLGEFDEPLWLSCDV, encoded by the coding sequence ATGGAGCCCGGCCGCGAGCCCACCGGCACGATCGTCTTCGCCTCCGTCGGGGTCACCAGCTTCGGCTTCGACGTCttctccgtcgccgccccgcaGACTCCGGAGAGCGCGTCCGCCGAGGGGCTGGCTGAGCGCCGCCACACGGACGGCGTCTCCCTCAACTTCAACGCCCAGTTCGCGGATGAGGGCGGCGAGGAGGTGGCGTTCGTGTCCGAGCGCACCGGCTCGGCGGGCCTCTTCCTGTGCCGCCCCGGGTCCGACCGCGCCGTGCCGCTGCCGGCCGTCGAGGGGAGCCTGTTCCACGACCGCCCCACCGTGAGGGCCGGCCGGCTGTACTTCGTCTCCGCGCACGAGAAGCCGGATGGGTGGTTCAGGAGCTGGGCGGCGGTGTACGCGACGGACCTGGGCAGCGAGGAGACGGTGCGGGTGACGCCGCAGGGCGTGGCGGACATGAGCCCCGCCGTGTCCGCGTCCGGCGAGCTCCTCGCCGTCGCCTCGTACGGCGAGAGGCCGTGGGCGTTCGACTTCCACGAGCTCGAGACGGAGGTCGCCGTCTTCCGTGCCGCCGACCCCGCGCGCCGCGTGGTCCTCTCTGCTCGGGGCGGCTGGCCGACCTGGCATGGGGAGGGCACGGTGTTCTTCCACCGCGTCGCCGATGACGGCTGGTGGAGCGTCTTCCGGGTGGACATCTCGCCGGAGACCCTCGAGCCCTGCGGCGCCGAGACGCGCGTGACGCCGCCGGGCGTGCACTGCTTCACCCCTGCCGCCGCGGGCCGTTGGATCGCCGTGGCGACGCGGCGGAAGGGGCGGGCGCAGCGCCACATCGAGCTGTTCGACCTCGAGACGGAGCAATTCACCTCTGTAACGTCGCTGCTCAACCCGGAGCTGCACCACTACAACCCCTTCTTCTCGCCGTCCGGCGCGCGCCTCGGGTACCACCGCTTCCGCGGCGCAGGCGCGCCGGGCGACTCGCTGATCCCCTACCGGCAGCCGGTGCGCAGCCCGGTGAGCTCCGTCCGCATGCTCCGCGTGCACGGCTCCTTCCCGTCCTTCTCGCCGGACGCGAAGTACTTGGCCCTCAACGGCGACTTCTTCAAGTCCCCCGGCGTGACGATCCTCCGCGCCGATGGCTCCAAGCGATGGGTGCTCGCCAAGCAGCCCAACCTGTTCTACACCTCGTGGAGCCCCAGCGAGAGCGGGGTGGTGTTCACCTCCGCTGGCCCCATCTTCGAGACCCCGAAAGCGACGGTCCGGGTTTCGCGCATCGAGTTCGACCCGAGCGAGCTCACCGACGACCGCGGCGACGTCGACGTGGCCGTGAAGGAGCTGACCCGGCCGGAGGCCGGCAACGACGCGTTCCCGGCGGTGTCGCCGTGCGGGCGGTGGGTGGTGTTCCGGTCGGGCCGGTCGGGCCACAAGAACCTCTACATCGTGGACGCGGCGCGCGGGGAGGAGACGATACGGCGGGTCACGGACGGCGAGTGGATCGACACGATGCCGAGCTGGTCGCCGGACGGGGAGCTGATCGCGTTCTCCTCCAACCGGCACGAGCCGGGCAACGCCGCCGTGTTCAGCATCTACCTGGTGCGGCCGGACGGGACGGGGCTGCGGCGGGTGCACGTGGCCGGGCCGCCGGGGAGCGCGGAGGCGGACAGGGAGCGGATCAACCACGTGTGCTTCAGCCCGGACGGCGAGTGGCTGCTCTTCacggcgaacctcggcggcgtGGTGGCCGAGCCCGTCTCCGGGCCGAACCAGTTCCAGCCGTACGGCGACCTGTACGTGTGCCGGCTGGACGGCTCCGGTGTGCGCAGGCTCACCTGCAACGCCTACGAGAACGGCACGCCGACGTGGGGCCCGGCGCTGGGCGTGGAGTCGCCGTCGCTGGGCGCCCCCGCCGCGGACGACTCGCTGGGCGAGTTCGACGAGCCGCTGTGGCTGTCCTGCGACGTGTGA